From Musa acuminata AAA Group cultivar baxijiao chromosome BXJ3-8, Cavendish_Baxijiao_AAA, whole genome shotgun sequence, one genomic window encodes:
- the LOC103993577 gene encoding protein BUD31 homolog 2: MPKIKTSRVKYPEGWELIEPTLRELEAKMREAENDPHDGKRKCEALWPIFRIAHQKSRYIYDLYHRRKEISKELYEFCLDQGYADRNLIAKWKKPGYERLCCLRCMQTRDHNFATTCVCRVPKHLREEKVIECVHCGCRGCASGD; the protein is encoded by the exons ATGCCGAAAATAAAGACTAGCCGTGTTAAATATCCGGAGGGGTGGGAGCTTATTGAGCCCACTCTTCGAGAGCTCGAGGCAAAGATGAGGGAAG CTGAAAATGATCCCCATGATGGGAAGAGAAAGTGTGAAGCACTTTGGCCTATTTTTCGAATTGCTCATCAAAAGAGCCGTTATATATATGATCTTTATCATCGGAGGAAGGAAATTTCGAAGGAACTATATGAATTCTGCCTGGATCAGGGCTATGCAGACCGTAATTTAATTGCGAAGTGGAAAAAG CCAGGTTACGAGCGCCTCTGCTGCCTGAGGTGCATGCAGACACGAGATCACAATTTCGCAACCACCTGTGTCTGCAGGGTCCCTAAGCACCTGAGGGAAGAAAAGGTGATAGAATGCGTCCACTGTGGCTGCAGGGGCTGCGCAAGCGGAGATTAA
- the LOC135582378 gene encoding histidine-containing phosphotransfer protein 2-like isoform X2 yields MPPPLCSRVLLSHPFSPMSLMALREQLNMLVNSMYIEGLLDQQFQQLQMLQDASSPGFVAEVITLFCEDAERILTELTKLVDQAVVEFQKVDAYVHQLKGSSSSVGAQNVKLACIQFRQFCEENNKDGCLNALNVVKHHYYLLRNKFDTMLQLEQRIQAYDSKQQN; encoded by the exons ATGCCTCCCCCCCTTTGTTCTAGGGTTTTGTTAAGTCACCCCTTTTCTCCGATGTCTCTAATGGCGCTGAGGGAGCAGCTCAACATGTTGGTGAATTCCATGTACATCGAG GGCTTGTTGGATCAACAGTTCCAACAGCTTCAGATGCTGCAAGATGCGAGTAGTCCTGGTTTCGTTGCTGAGGTGATCACCTTGTTCTGTGAAGATGCGGAGAGGATACTGACCGAGCTGACTAAATTAGT GGATCAAGCTGTTGTTGAGTTTCAAAAGGTGGATGCTTATGTTCACCAACTTAAAGGAAGCAGCTCAAg TGTGGGTGCTCAAAATGTGAAATTGGCTTGTATTCAGTTCCGACAGTTCTGTGAGGAGAATAATAAAGATGG GTGTCTCAATGCCTTGAATGTGGTCAAGCATCATTATTATCTTCTACGGAACAAATTTGACACCATGTTGCAG CTTGAGCAGAGAATCCAAGCCTACGACAGCAAACAGCAAAattag
- the LOC135582378 gene encoding histidine-containing phosphotransfer protein 2-like isoform X1: protein MSLMALREQLNMLVNSMYIEGLLDQQFQQLQMLQDASSPGFVAEVITLFCEDAERILTELTKLVDQAVVEFQKVDAYVHQLKGSSSSVGAQNVKLACIQFRQFCEENNKDGCLNALNVVKHHYYLLRNKFDTMLQLEQRIQAYDSKQQN from the exons ATGTCTCTAATGGCGCTGAGGGAGCAGCTCAACATGTTGGTGAATTCCATGTACATCGAG GGCTTGTTGGATCAACAGTTCCAACAGCTTCAGATGCTGCAAGATGCGAGTAGTCCTGGTTTCGTTGCTGAGGTGATCACCTTGTTCTGTGAAGATGCGGAGAGGATACTGACCGAGCTGACTAAATTAGT GGATCAAGCTGTTGTTGAGTTTCAAAAGGTGGATGCTTATGTTCACCAACTTAAAGGAAGCAGCTCAAg TGTGGGTGCTCAAAATGTGAAATTGGCTTGTATTCAGTTCCGACAGTTCTGTGAGGAGAATAATAAAGATGG GTGTCTCAATGCCTTGAATGTGGTCAAGCATCATTATTATCTTCTACGGAACAAATTTGACACCATGTTGCAG CTTGAGCAGAGAATCCAAGCCTACGACAGCAAACAGCAAAattag
- the LOC135644437 gene encoding cytochrome P450 94C1-like — MEEVVLEAFRSRFSIFFFSFAAGFVLLAVVLELLRCMPWWCSCPVCEAYVTKSWAARFDNLCDWYAHLLRESPTRTIHIHVLRNTVTANPDNVEHMLRARFDNYPKGKPFSAILGDLLGRGIFNVDGDPWRFQRKMASAELGSTAVRFFACCIVTAEVRERLLPLFDAACAGYAVLDLQDVFRRFAFDNMCKISFGLDPGCLELSLPASEFAAAFDKASMLSAWRATSTMPIVWRAKRLLNRGSERELRDAIRLVNLLAKELIRQRRKLGFSSNHDLLSRFMACVDDDKYLRDITISFLLAGRDTVASALTSFFLLLSRHPDVRSAMRDEIDRVVGRGAATASYDHLGDLHYVHAAIHESMRLYPPVQFDSKFCLDDDVLPDGTFVGRGTRVTYHAYAMGRMEELWGSDCHEFRPQRWLRNGTFAPESPYKYPVFQGGLRVCLGKEMALMEMKTVIVAVVRQFDIDIDIDVQAAWPPKFAPGLTASLKGGLPVRIRRNACTEVDMSPTRI, encoded by the coding sequence ATGGAGGAAGTGGTCCTCGAAGCGTTTCGGTCTCGCTTCTCGatattcttcttctccttcgcaGCCGGCTTCGTGCTCCTGGCCGTGGTGCTCGAGTTGCTGCGGTGCATGCCGTGGTGGTGCAGCTGCCCGGTGTGCGAGGCGTACGTGACCAAGTCCTGGGCCGCCCGCTTCGACAACCTATGCGACTGGTACGCCCACCTCCTCCGGGAGTCGCCCACCCGCACCATCCACATCCACGTGCTCCGCAACACCGTCACCGCCAACCCCGACAACGTCGAGCACATGCTCCGGGCCCGCTTCGACAACTACCCCAAGGGCAAGCCCTTCTCCGCCATCCTCGGCGACCTGCTCGGCCGCGGCATCTTCAACGTCGACGGCGACCCCTGGCGCTTCCAGCGCAAGATGGCCAGCGCCGAGCTCGGTAGCACCGCCGTGCGCTTCTTTGCCTGCTGCATCGTCACCGCCGAGGTCCGCGAACGCCTCCTCCCCCTCTTCGACGCCGCGTGCGCCGGCTACGCGGTTCTCGACCTGCAGGACGTGTTCCGGCGGTTCGCCTTCGATAACATGTGCAAGATCTCGTTCGGGCTCGACCCCGGATGCCTCGAGCTGTCGCTGCCGGCGTCGGAGTTCGCGGCGGCCTTCGACAAGGCCTCCATGCTGTCGGCCTGGCGGGCGACCTCCACGATGCCTATCGTGTGGCGAGCCAAGCGGCTGCTGAACAGGGGATCCGAAAGAGAGCTCCGCGACGCGATCCGCCTCGTGAACCTCCTCGCCAAGGAGCTCATTCGCCAGCGAAGGAAGCTGGGGTTCTCCTCCAACCACGACCTCCTCTCCCGATTCATGGCCTGCGTCGACGACGACAAGTACCTTCGCGACATCACCATCAGCTTCCTGTTGGCCGGCCGCGACACCGTCGCCTCCGCCCTCACCAGCTTCTTCCTTCTCCTATCCCGCCACCCGGACGTCCGCTCCGCCATGCGCGACGAGATCGACCGCGTGGTGGGACGCGGCGCCGCGACCGCCAGCTACGACCATCTGGGGGACCTGCACTACGTGCACGCAGCCATCCACGAGAGCATGCGCCTGTACCCCCCGGTGCAGTTCGACTCCAAGTTCTGCCTCGACGACGACGTGCTACCCGACGGCACCTTCGTGGGGAGGGGCACCCGGGTAACGTACCACGCCTACGCCATGGGGAGAATGGAGGAGCTATGGGGGAGCGACTGCCACGAGTTCCGGCCGCAGCGGTGGCTCAGGAACGGCACGTTCGCACCCGAAAGCCCCTACAAGTACCCCGTCTTCCAAGGCGGCCTCCGGGTGTGCCTGGGCAAGGAGATGGCGCTCATGGAGATGAAGACCGTGATCGTGGCTGTGGTCCGGCAATTCGACATCGACATCGACATCGACGTCCAAGCGGCATGGCCTCCCAAGTTCGCGCCCGGCCTCACCGCCTCCCTGAAGGGTGGCCTTCCCGTCCGAATCCGCCGCAATGCATGTACAGAAGTCGACATGTCTCCAACAAGAATATGA